A single Neoarius graeffei isolate fNeoGra1 chromosome 23, fNeoGra1.pri, whole genome shotgun sequence DNA region contains:
- the sall3a gene encoding sal-like protein 3 — protein MSRRKQAKPQHLKSDDETSAALGLDSENVSGEILDDADSGNESRSGSEETHVCEKCCAEFFKWSDFCEHLKSCTKNPLVLIISENEVTPDPTREYPTEPSPVPSCPSENADSEEAAEGRHTPAEVDDVAEMTLEQVTSLDKDDEPMDMEMSPEKTLDPEDPDISPEPDVSLPQLDTAQPSGTGYSMPSTNVTLETLHGTRVAVAQFAQSFRGAIASGMSTMAIPMILDQLMALQQQQIHQLQLIEQIRSQVALMNRQNPAQVALNHHTHHNTSGGSQPSSATGLPTIPTQLQLHGFITPPVHQLPIRVPPTLSAQGPTSLSSALEGGHSHASQTGSQLSSSIMNSNTSTNSSYPPSSCTVVPSLLPLQSSVTSSSSSSNSSSSGAVTGISSSVSLPRNTSSPPTLTHGSLLSSPSNLPLMPPSSSSSVIFPNPLASIAATANALDPLSALMKHRKGKPPNVSVFDTKPSSEDPFFKHKCRFCAKVFGSDSALQIHLRSHTGERPFKCNICGNRFSTKGNLKVHFQRHKEKYPHIPMNPYPVPEYLDNVPTSSGIPYGMSLPPEKPVTTWLDSKPVLSTVPTSVGLQLPPTLPSMIGGYGDSPSLTPISRSPPRPSPPSSECASLSPNVLSTEVSTTLTSASPQPTMGSDAPPVLKPEGIHLPSNCTTKPGDTSMPLTTVSQIVLSSTTTTTTTTTTQITDPVTPPSSGSHSALSMISDQFKAKFPFGGLLDSMQTSETSKLQQLVENIDKKMTDPNQCVICHRVLSCQSALKMHYRIHTGERPFKCKICGRAFTTKGNLKTHFGVHRSKPPLRVQHSCPICQKKFTNAVVLQQHIRMHMGGQIPNTPLPEGFQDMDTDFNFDEKSIDNMSNYDDELIDEMEQAIEDEPDVKDGDVDPLKPAHSYGEMSPSNSPPTPVISSIAALENQMKMIDSTANMSRAFSLKPSENGSGIGGESGDVFNNDSSSVMGDLENHSVGSPALSESSGSMQALSPAHSQPESHRSRSPGFVNNNSSNAAEDIQDSGAATATVKSEKSDTPSPGSVPAEHTGVLDLTAVQPVRPYVKEENQFSMLFLGRDRGLTASSLMSSAPGLVKLELNGHSKPLSLSEGSHLHMGLQVPAAAPQTTMSPSLNPMLAPPPPRRTPKQHNCQSCGKNFSSASALQIHERTHTGEKPFACSICGRAFTTKGNLKVHMGTHMWNNAPARRGRRLSVENPMALLGGDAMKFSEMFQKDLAVRAMNVDPGFWNQYAAAITNGLAMKNNEISVIQNGGIPPLPVSLGGGSIPSLASMSGGMERARTGSSPPMTGLEKTSLEVGTGRPFSRFLEDNKEIGIN, from the exons atgtcCCGACGGAAACAGGCCAAGCCGCAGCATCTCAAATCGGATGATGAGACTTCAGCAGCACTCGGGCTGGACTCGGAGAACG TCTCAGGCGAGATCCTGGATGATGCTGACAGTGGTAATGAGAGCCGCAGTGGTAGCGAGGAGACGCATGTGTGTGAGAAATGCTGTGCCGAGTTCTTCAAGTGGTCTGACTTCTGCGAACATCTGAAGAGCTGCACCAAGAACCCACTTGTGCTTATTATTAGTGAGAATGAGGTCACACCGGACCCGACACGGGAGTACCCAACTGAGCCCTCACCTGTGCCTAGCTGTCCGAGTGAGAACGCAGACAGCGAGGAGGCAGCCGAGGGCCGGCACACCCCAGCTGAAGTGGACGATGTGGCTGAGATGACTTTGGAGCAAGTAACCAGCCTTGACAAAGATGATGAGCCCATGGATATGGAAATGTCTCCTGAGAAAACACTGGACCCGGAAGATCCAGATATATCACCAGAGCCTGATGTCAGCCTACCTCAGCTTGACACAGCCCAGCCTTCTGGGACAGGTTACAGTATGCCCAGCACAAATGTCACTTTGGAAACGCTGCACGGAACCCGAGTGGCTGTGGCGCAGTTTGCCCAAAGCTTCCGTGGGGCAATAGCTAGTGGCATGTCCACCATGGCCATCCCGATGATCCTGGACCAGCTGATGGCTTTACAGCAGCAGCAAATTCACCAGCTTCAGCTGATAGAACAGATCCGTAGCCAAGTGGCCCTAATGAACAGGCAGAACCCTGCACaggtggccctcaaccaccatacACACCACAATACAAGTGGTGGCTCACAGCCATCATCTGCCACTGGCCTTCCTACAATTCCCACTCAGCTCCAGTTACATGGGTTCATTACACCACCTGTCCACCAGCTCCCTATAAGAGTTCCACCCACTTTAAGTGCCCAAGGTCCAACCTCATTGTCTTCTGCCTTGGAAGGGGGTCACTCCCATGCCTCACAGACAGGTAGCCAGCTGTCCAGTTCTATAATGAACAGTAACACCTCAACAAATTCCTCATATCCACCGTCTAGCTGTACTGTAGTTCCTTCTTTGTTGCCACTTCAAAGTTCAGTcactagcagcagcagcagcagcaacagcagcagcagtggaGCTGTAACAGGCATCAGTAGCAGTGTTTCCCTGCCTAGAAACACCTCAAGTCCTCCAACACTGACCCATGGAAGCCTGCTGAGCTCCCCCTCCAACCTTCCCCTGATGCCTCCGAGTTCCTCAAGTAGTGTCATCTTCCCTAACCCTCTTGCCAGTATTGCAGCCACAGCCAATGCACTTGATCCTCTCTCTGCCCTGATGAAGCATCGCAAAGGAAAACCCCCTAATGTCTCTGTATTTGACACCAAGCCTAGCTCAGAAGACCCCTTCTTCAAACATAAATGTAGGTTTTGTGCTAAGGTGTTTGGAAGTGACAGTGCCCTTCAAATACACCTTCGTTCACATACTGGTGAAAGGCCTTTCAAGTGCAACATTTGTGGTAACCGCTTCTCTACGAAAGGAAATTTGAAGGTCCACTTCCAGAGGCACAAAGAAAAGTACCCACACATTCCAATGAACCCCTATCCAGTGCCTGAGTACCTGGACAATGTGCCAACGAGCTCAGGCATCCCTTATGGCATGTCGCTGCCTCCAGAGAAGCCTGTTACCacatggctggacagcaagcctgTTTTGTCCACAGTCCCCACCTCAGTAGGCCTGCAGCTTCCCCCAACCCTGCCTAGTATGATAGGGGGTTATGGAGATTCACCTAGTCTTACTCCCATAAGCAGGTCACCTCCAAGACCATCGCCACCATCAAGTGAGTGTGCATCTCTGTCACCCAATGTTCTCAGTACTGAAGTAAGCACAACCCTCACTTCAGCATCTCCACAGCCCACCATGGGGAGTGATGCACCCCCAGTTTTGAAGCCAGAGGGGATTCATTTGCCATCCAACTGCACCACCAAACCTGGGGATACTAGCATGCCCTTGACTACTGTGAGCCAGATTGTTTTGTCATCCACAACCACTACCACAACCACTACCACCACCCAGATCACAGATCCAGTGACTCCTCCGTCCTCTGGCTCTCATTCTGCCCTTTCAATGATCTCAGATCAGTTCAAGGCCAAGTTTCCTTTTGGTGGTCTTCTGGACTCTATGCAAACATCAGAAACCTCAAAGCTGCAGCAGCTGGTGGAAAACATCGACAAAAAGATGACAGACCCCAACCAATGTGTCATCTGCCATCGTGTGCTCAGCTGTCAGAGTGCCCTCAAGATGCACTACCGTATCCACACTGGGGAAAGGCCTTTTAAATGCAAAATATGTGGCCGTGCTTTCACTACTAAGGGCAACTTGAAAACGCACTTTGGGGTTCACAGGTCTAAGCCACCTCTACGAGTGCAGCACTCATGTCCTATATGTCAGAAGAAGTTTACTAACGCTGTAGTGTTGCAACAGCATATTCGCATGCACATGGGAGGTCAGATTCCAAACACACCTCTGCCTGAGGGTTTTCAAGATATGGACACAGACTTTAACTTTGATGAGAAGAGTATAGACAACATGAGCAATTATGATGATGAGCTGATTGATGAAATGGAACAGGCCATAGAGGACGAACCGGATGTCAAAGATGGAGATGTGGACCCATTAAAACCAGCACATTCATATGGAGAGATGTCTCCTAGCAACTCTCCCCCAACTCCAGTCATCTCCAGCATTGCTGCTTTGGAAAACCAAATGAAAATGATCGACTCAACAGCAAACATGAGCCGCGCCTTTAGCCTGAAGCCCTCTGAGAACGGAAGTGGGATCGGTGGAGAAAGTGGAGATGTATTTAACAACGACTCATCCTCTGTCATGGGAGACTTAGAGAACCACAGTGTGGGGAGTCCAGCCTTGTCTGAGTCATCAGGCTCGATGCAGGCTCTTTCTCCTGCTCATAGTCAGCCTGAGAGCCATCGTTCCAGGTCTCCGGGTTTTGTCAATAACAACAGCAGCAATGCAGCTGAGGATATCCAGGATTCTGGTGCAGCTACAGCGACTGTGAAGTCGGAAAAGTCAGACACACCATCTCCAGGTTCTGTACCAGCTGAGCACACTGGTGTGCTCGACCTCACAGCTGTTCAGCCTGTCAGGCCTTACGTTAAAGAGGAGAACCAGTTCAGCATGCTGTTCTTAGGAAGAGATCGAG GTTTAACTGCTTCAAGCTTGATGAGCTCAGCACCTGGCTTAGTCAAACTCGAGTTGAACGGCCACAGCAAGCCGCTGTCTTtgagtgagggctcccacttgcacATGGGCCTTCAGGTGCCTGCCGCAGCACCTCAGACAACGATGAGCCCCAGCCTCAACCCAATGCTGGCACCGCCTCCACCACGCCGGACCCCCAAGCAGCATAACTGCCAGTCCTGCGGGAAAAACTTCTCCTCGGCCAGTGCCCTGCAGATCCacgagcgcacacacacaggagaaaagcCCTTCGCCTGCTCCATCTGTGGGAGAGCCTTCACCACGAAGGGCAATCTAAAG GTTCACATGGGAACTCATATGTGGAACAATGCCCCAGCCAGACGTGGGCGGCGTCTCTCAGTGGAAAACCCCATGGCCCTGCTGGGTGgtgatgcaatgaaattcagcgAGATGTTCCAGAAAGACCTGGCAGTTCGGGCAATGAATGTAGACCCAGGGTTTTGGAACCAGTATGCGGCAGCCATCACCAATGGACTGGCCATGAAGAACAACGAGATCTCTGTCATTCAGAACGGAGGCATTCCTCCGCTTCCTGTTAGCCTCGGAGGAGGAAGCATCCCTTCTCTGGCCAGCATGTCAGGGGGCATGGAGAGGGCACGCACAGGCAGCAGCCCTCCAATGACTGGCCTCGAAAAGACAAGCCTGGAGGTGGGAACTGGACGTCCCTTCTCCAGGTTCCTGGAAGACAACAAAGAGATCGGGATCAATTGA